The following is a genomic window from Bacillus sp. V2I10.
CCTTCCGGCATCCGCAAGTTCTTTGATCTTGCGGCTGGCATGGAAGGTGTTATTTCGCTTGGAGTCGGAGAACCGGATTTTGTCACTTCATGGAATGTCAGAGAAGCATGCATCTTATCGCTCGAGCAGGGCTTTACCTCTTACACAGCGAATGCAGGTCTTGCAGAGCTGAGAGTGGAGATTGTCCGGTATTTGCAAAAGAAATTCAATGTTTCTTATCGCTATGAGGACGAGGTAATTGTAACTGTAGGAGCTAGTCAGGCTTTGGATATTGCTTTAAGGGCAATCACCAATCCTTTAGATGAAGTATTGATACCAGAGCCGTGCTTTGTTTCTTATGGACCTTTAGTATCGCTTGCAGGAGGGGTGCCTGTACCTCTGCATACAAGGGCAGAAGATCAATTTAAACTTCTTCCTGAACACATAGAAGCGGCGATTACAGACAGGACAAAGGCATTGCTGCTGTGCTCGCCAAGCAATCCAACAGGAGCTGTGTTAAATAAAAAGGAGCTCGAACAAATCGCTGAAATGGCTGAAAAACACGATTTAATTATTTTAGCCGATGAGATTTATGCAGAACTTACATATGATGAGGCCTATACAAGTTTCCCGAGCTTAAAGGGCATGCAGGAACGTACCATTTTAATCTCAGGCTTTTCAAAAGGCTTTGCGATGACTGGATGGCGCCTTGGATTTATTGCAGCTCCGGCTGCACTCTCTCAAGCCATGCTGAAAATTCATCAGTACTCTATGATGTGTGCTCCAACGATGGCCCAGTTCGGAGCAATCGAAGCGCTGAAAAACGGAATGCAGGATGTTGAACAGATGAAAAAAAGCTATAGGCAAAGAAGAAATTATTTCGTTGACTCCCTTAATGAAATTGGGCTTCCGTGCCATCTGCCGGGAGGAGCTTTTTACGCATTTCCTTCAATTGCGAATACCGGACTCAGTTCAGAAGAGTTTGCTGAGCGTCTTTTGCTCGAACAAAAGGTGGCTGTTGTGCCTGGCCATGTTTTTGGCGAGAGCGGAGAGGGTTTTATCAGATGTTCCTATGCATCTTCCTTAGAACAGCTGCAAGAGGCATTAAGAAGAATTTCTATGTTTATGAAAAATTTCCAATAGGGATTTTAAACATAAAAAATGGACAAAACCGTTTGGGTTTTGTCCAATAAACAAAAGGGGGGAATACTAGAAAGCTTATACGCTAATAGTATTCCCCTTTTTTTGAGGGCTAAACCTCTATTTTACATTTTTTCTCTTCTAAATTCTGAAGATATTTTAGAAACAAATGCTCCCTTGCCAACGTTTCATAGATGTCAGAAGGAGGGCAGAACATGAACGATGATGAGTTGGTTTTAAAAGCAAAAAAAGGCAATATAAATGCGTTTCAGGAGCTTGTTGAGAAATACACTCCAGTTGTTGAAAAGTTTGCTTATCAGCTGGGGAACCGGCGTGATGATATAGATGATATTACACAGGAAGTATTTATACGCGTGTACCGTTTTCTTGATCAATTTTCAAAAGCGAAATTTTCAACCTGGCTTTATAAAATAACCCTCAATGTCACGCGTGATGCTGCAAGAAAACGTATGTCAAATATGCAAAAGGTCTTTAAAATTCAAAACGAGCCTGCCAATGATTATCCGGAGGTAGAAGCTCATGTTCTTCAAAATGAAGAAGACAGGGCCCTTCATCTTTGTCTTCAAAAGCTTGATGAAAAATATAGAGTCCCAATTGTGCTTTATTATTTTCATGAACTGAAATATGAAGAGATTGCTGAAATTATGTCGATCACGTTATCTACTGTTAAAACAAGAATATTACGAGGAAAAACAATGCTTAAGAAGATATTGGAGGAGCACGAGAAGAAAGAAGGTGAAACTCATGGATGATCAAATCTTTGAGCAAAAATTATCGAACTTAAAACAATCCTATCAGCAGTTGCCTTTGCAAACTTCTTCCGATAAAATAATGGAACGAATTAAAAAGGAAGAGAAAAAGAAACGGAGCTTTTTCTCGGCTCAAACCCTATATGCCGCAAGCTTCATTGGCGTCTTAATCATAGCGGGACTGCTGGGTACCCAGCTTTTAATGCAAAAGGAACAGGGAAATGGCGGAACTGGCGATCAGCCTCCGGCAGCAGTTGTGCCGCCTTCAGCTGAAGAAATTGAAGCAAGGCATAAAGAAGTCAGACAGCTGTATGAAGATCAATTAATTGCATTTGATGAAGCTGTCAGCATAGCTGATGCGGAACAATATGCTTTTATACAAGACGCCAAGAAAGCTGTTGCTGATTTTGAAAAACGAGAAACCTATAAATCAAAGCAGGAGCTTGAAAATTACTACAATACGGTGAAGCAGACAGTTGAGCAAAATGTCTCTGTTCCAAGTGAACAGCTTGCCAACTTGCGTGCAAAAGCTGAAGAAGGAAAGCAAATTAAAGATGAAGAAATCATCAACTTGCTTGAAAAACAGCGTGTGATGAATGAATATTACTTTGAAAAGTGGCTTTCTGTATCACTGAACTTACAATATACAGATGTGTTTGCTTTTGCAGATGAATTGAATCGTATTGGCACAGACGACCCTGAAGCAGGTCCTATAGTGAAAGAAATTAGAGACAGCGGCTATCGTTTTTATCATGAAGGTGAAGGGATGATTAATTTTCAGCCTGACCTGGCATTATTGGAAACTGAACTAAAGCCGAGCCCGCAGATGAAGAAGTATTTTGAAGTTGAAAATCAGGCTCAGGTGACGGAAGACGGTGCAGTCAGTGTTTCACCTCAGGAGCTTGCGGGTCGGGCACTTGCATTAGAAGACTTTATTAATAAAAATCCGAACTTTAAATATGGTGAAAAGCTGAAAGAGCGGTATGAATTTTGGCTGTTCTTACTCTTAAAAGGACTTACGAATTCTCCTGCAATCGATGAAGAGAATCGTTTAAAGGAAGAATGGAAGTCGGCATTGGAATATGTAATGGAGAAGGATTCAAATAGTCAAACGGCGACTGTTGTTACAAGGTTCTATAACGAATTAAAAGAAAAAAACTTTGCATTTGATTCGAGAGAACAATATGAGCAATATCAGGTGGATGTTCCTGAAGGTTTAGCTCCTGCTGTTTCATATAAGAGGGGCAGGGAGTTCAATATCCTTCCCCTTCCTGACAAAATTCATAAGGCATACCTTGTATATAAAGAGAATGGAGACGTCCAGGCTCTCAAAGACTTGCAGCCTTCCGACAGCATCCGTCTTTACATGTATGCAATTGTAAAAGGAGATGCAGATACAGCTTATGACCTTCTCTACAAAGGAGAAAGAACACCGGCAAAAGAAGATTTTGAAAAGAAAATACAGAATAAATCAGCTGAGTTTCAAGATATTTCTAACAGGATATATAAGGTTTACGAGGAATATAATGAGCAAGGAGATACAGCAACATTTGAATTGATATTTAAAGATGGATCCTCAATCAAGTATGAAGTGAAAATTAATCTGGTGGACTACACTTCGAGTGTGGTTTATCAATAAGAAGGTTGCTCCGTCAGGTTCGTTTCATAGGTAAAATCTTAATTTAGAAAGATAATGTTAAATCTCGTTTAATAAATCCGAGAAATAGGTGGATTAGACATATTCAGATTCAGCCGGGCGCTTGCAGCCCGGTTTTTCTAATTGGAAAAGGAAGGCGTTCATATGTTGGTTCAAACTGATAAGCTTGCGGTTCGAAAATTAGAGAGATAGAGGTTTTTGGACAAAATGGCTGTCTGACAAAAGGGGCCCTTTAGTTTTATGAGGGAAAGGACAAATCGTTCTCTTTGGAAATGGTTGAAAAGAAATTTTACAATCGGAATAACGAAACCGTAAGATGTATCATAGCCTATGATCATACCCCGATTGGCTATCTCCAATTTATATGAAATAACTCATAAAAAGCGGTGTATTTACGGATACCCAGAGGGATCTGTTATTGGAATGGATCACTTTATAGGAGAGTCAGATATTTGGAACAGGGGAATCGGGCAAAAGCTGATTAGGCGATGCATCCTACCTGCTTTCTGATGGGATCGACTTGTCATGGATTCTTTGACGACAAACGAGCGTGCCATTCGGGTGCTATGAAAAGTGCGGTTTTACTAACGTGAATTTGCTGCCGAAA
Proteins encoded in this region:
- a CDS encoding RNA polymerase sigma factor; protein product: MNDDELVLKAKKGNINAFQELVEKYTPVVEKFAYQLGNRRDDIDDITQEVFIRVYRFLDQFSKAKFSTWLYKITLNVTRDAARKRMSNMQKVFKIQNEPANDYPEVEAHVLQNEEDRALHLCLQKLDEKYRVPIVLYYFHELKYEEIAEIMSITLSTVKTRILRGKTMLKKILEEHEKKEGETHG
- a CDS encoding aminotransferase, producing MTQEGYLSKTVSQLKPSGIRKFFDLAAGMEGVISLGVGEPDFVTSWNVREACILSLEQGFTSYTANAGLAELRVEIVRYLQKKFNVSYRYEDEVIVTVGASQALDIALRAITNPLDEVLIPEPCFVSYGPLVSLAGGVPVPLHTRAEDQFKLLPEHIEAAITDRTKALLLCSPSNPTGAVLNKKELEQIAEMAEKHDLIILADEIYAELTYDEAYTSFPSLKGMQERTILISGFSKGFAMTGWRLGFIAAPAALSQAMLKIHQYSMMCAPTMAQFGAIEALKNGMQDVEQMKKSYRQRRNYFVDSLNEIGLPCHLPGGAFYAFPSIANTGLSSEEFAERLLLEQKVAVVPGHVFGESGEGFIRCSYASSLEQLQEALRRISMFMKNFQ